Below is a genomic region from Gemmatimonadales bacterium.
GCCGAGGAGTTCAGCCCCGAAGACGAGTCCATCGCGGTGATGCTGGCCGCGCAGGCGGCGGTGGCCGTGGAGAGCGCCCAGCTCCTGGACCGCGTCCAGACGATGCAGCGCCAGCGCGACCAGTTCTTCGCGATGATCAATCACGAGCTGCGCAACGCGCTCACCGGCGTCTACGGGTGGGCCGAACAGCTGGTGCGAACCAAGGCCTCCGGCGCCATCTCGCGAGCCGCGAAGGAGGTATACGAGGCGGCGGAACGAACCGTCACGCTGATGAACAACCTGCTCGACCTCTCCCGCCTAGACGCCGACAAGGTGCAGGCCGTCTGGCGCGACGCGAGGATCCCCGCCGTGGTGACGCGGGCGCGGGTGTTCGTGCAACCGGTCGCGGACTCGAAAGGCGTCACCATCCGCGAGGAATACGGGAAGCCCGAGCCCGCGTGCCGCACCGACCCGTTGCGCCTGGAGCAGATCATCGTCAACCTGCTGAGCAACGCGGTCCGCCACAGCCCCGCCGGCGAGACGATCGTGGTGCGGGCCGAGACCACGGCGGACGAGATCCTCATCCACGTGATCGACCGCGGCAAGGGGATCCCCAGCGAGGAGCAGGACCGCATCTTCGAGCCCTACATCCGGGTGGACCCCGAGTCCGGACTCGGCTCGGGCCTCGGCCTGCCGGTGTCGCGACGGCTCGCCGAGCTGCTGGGCGGACGGCTCAGCGTGTCATCAGCGTTAGGCAAGGGGGCGACGTTCACGGTCGCGATCCCCGCCGTCCCGCCGCAGGGATGATGCACGCCCCGCGGCGGCATCGGAAGCCATCCAACCTCGGCGAGGCAGGCTGAGCCAATGAAGATCCTGGTGATCGAGGACGACCGGAAGGTCGCCGGCTTCATCGAGCAGGGGCTCCGTGAAGAGGGGTACGCGGTGGACGTCGCGCAGGACGGCGACGAGGGGACGATGCTGGCCCACGTCTACGACTACGACGTCATCCTGCTCGACGTGATGATGCCGAAGAAGAGCGGCCTCCAGGTGGCCGCCGAGCTGCGGCGCGAAGGGCGGGGCACCCCGATCCTCATGCTGACCGCCCGTGACGCCACCGAGGACGTGGTGCGCGGGCTCAACGCCGGCGCCGACGACTACCTCACCAAGCCGTTCAAGTTCGACGAGCTGCTCGCCCGGGTGCGCGCACTGATGCGGCGCGGCGGCGCCGGCCGCACCGAGGTCCTGGCCTACGGGCCGGTGGAGATGGACCGGCTCAAGCACAAGGTGCGCGTGAAGGGGAAGGCGCTGGAGCTGTCGCCCAAGGAGTTCCACCTCCTGGAGCACTTCCTGCTCAGGCCGGAGGAGGTGGTGAGGCGCACCGAGCTGCTGGAGAAGGTGTGGGACATGCACTTCGATCCGGAGAGCAACGTGGTGGACGTCCACGTGGGCAATCTCCGCCGGAAGCTCAAGCGCGCCGCCGAGGCGGACCTCATCCACACGGTGCGCGGCGTCGGGTTCAAGCTCCAGGTCCCGGAAGCGGACGGGTCGTGATCCCGGCGCTGCGCCGGTATCCGGTCGCGGCAGGCGCCGCGCTGGGTATCGCCGCGGCGCTCCTCGCGCAGTTCCTCCTCGACGCACCCGCGGTCGCACGCGGCCTGTTCGCCGCGGTGCTCGTCCTGGGCGGGACACCGCTCGTCGTGACGACGGTCGCGGGCATGCTGCGCGGCCGGTTCGCAGCCGACATCGTCGCCGCGCTCGCTATCGTCACCGCCATCCTGTTGGGCCAGCACTTCGCCGGCGCCGTCATCGTCCTCATGCAGTCGGGGGGCGAGGCGCTCGAGCGGTTCGCGATGCACCGCGCCTCGGCGTCGCTCGAGGCGCTGCTCGCCCGCGCGCCCAAGATCGCCCACCGCGTGACGGACGCCCAGATCACGGACGTTCCCGTGGACGACGTCCGGACCGGCGACGTGCTGGTGCTGCGACCAGGCGACCTGGTCCCGGTGGACGGCGACGTCGTCGAAGGCACGTCATCGGTGGATCAGTCGGCGCTCACCGGCGAGCCGCTGCCGGCCCGGGCCGTACCCGGGACGGCGCTGATGAGCGGCAGCGTCAACCTCGAGGGCGCGCTGCGCCTCAGGGCCACCCGCCCGGCGGCACAGAGCCAGTACCAGCAGATCGTGCGGCTGGTGGAGCGTGCGCGCAGGGAGCGACCGCCCATCCAGCGGCTGGCGGACCGCTACGCCGTCTGGTTCACGCCGCTCACGCTCGTCATGTGCGCCGTGGCCTGGGGGATCACCGGGCACGTAGCGGACGTCCTGGCCGTCCTGGTA
It encodes:
- a CDS encoding GAF domain-containing sensor histidine kinase, encoding MRSRFERLLAAGVAISSEHALDDLLQQVVDSARDVVGARYAALGVLGEDGRSLVQFVTSGLSQAERDRIGAVPQGRGLLGLVIREARPIRIRSIAGHPSSYGYPPHHPHMNAFLGVPIIARSRVFGNLYLTEKIGAEEFSPEDESIAVMLAAQAAVAVESAQLLDRVQTMQRQRDQFFAMINHELRNALTGVYGWAEQLVRTKASGAISRAAKEVYEAAERTVTLMNNLLDLSRLDADKVQAVWRDARIPAVVTRARVFVQPVADSKGVTIREEYGKPEPACRTDPLRLEQIIVNLLSNAVRHSPAGETIVVRAETTADEILIHVIDRGKGIPSEEQDRIFEPYIRVDPESGLGSGLGLPVSRRLAELLGGRLSVSSALGKGATFTVAIPAVPPQG
- a CDS encoding response regulator transcription factor: MKILVIEDDRKVAGFIEQGLREEGYAVDVAQDGDEGTMLAHVYDYDVILLDVMMPKKSGLQVAAELRREGRGTPILMLTARDATEDVVRGLNAGADDYLTKPFKFDELLARVRALMRRGGAGRTEVLAYGPVEMDRLKHKVRVKGKALELSPKEFHLLEHFLLRPEEVVRRTELLEKVWDMHFDPESNVVDVHVGNLRRKLKRAAEADLIHTVRGVGFKLQVPEADGS